The Mustela nigripes isolate SB6536 chromosome 4, MUSNIG.SB6536, whole genome shotgun sequence genome includes a window with the following:
- the NPVF gene encoding pro-FMRFamide-related neuropeptide VF has protein sequence MKVISSKCFILVILATSSLLTSNVFCSDELMMSNLASKENYDKYSEPEGDLKGEKERSLNFEELKNWGPKTVIKMSAPTVNKMPHSAANLPLRFGRTVEEERSTGVMANLPLRFGRNIKESISRHVPNLPQRFGRTTAKSVAKTLSDLLQQFMHSPSASELLHELPASRNPEF, from the exons atgaaagttatttCATCAAAATGCTTCATTTTAGTGATTTTAGCCACTTCAAGCTTGTTAACATCAAATGTCTTTTGTTCAGATGAATTAATGATGTCCAATCTTGCCAGCAAAGAAAATTATGACAAATATTCTGAG CCTGAAGGAGACCttaagggggaaaaggaaagaagtctgAATTTTGAAGAACTAAAAAACTGGGGTCCAAAAACTGTCATTAAGATGAGTGCACCCACAGTCAACAAAATGCCACACTCGGCAGCCAACTTGCCGTTAAGATTTGGGAGGACcgtggaagaagaaagaagcactGGGGTGATGGCCAATCTGCCTCTGAGATTTGgaagaaatataaaggaaagcATCTCAAGACATGTTCCTAACCTGCCCCAGAGGTTTGGGAGAACAACAGCCAAAAGTGTCGCCAAGACACTGAGTGATTTGCTCCAACAATTCATGCATTCGCCATCTGCCAGTGAGCTACTCCATGAACTGCCAGCCTCAAGAAATCCAGAATTCTGA